From Myxococcales bacterium, a single genomic window includes:
- a CDS encoding DUF559 domain-containing protein — protein MSASRPATIAERSAQSDDRCQDRNRMRSQRLRVWLRDDLRTQHWKFSALCEHDVEVDGGYHAARRAADARRERVLRRLGYRVLRLDAELVLGAPEQALALVRAALAD, from the coding sequence ATGAGCGCCTCCCGCCCAGCCACGATCGCCGAACGCAGTGCTCAAAGCGATGATCGCTGTCAAGACCGCAACAGGATGCGCTCGCAACGCTTGCGCGTGTGGCTCCGAGATGACCTCCGCACCCAGCATTGGAAGTTTTCTGCTCTGTGCGAGCACGACGTCGAAGTCGATGGTGGCTACCACGCCGCGCGGCGGGCCGCCGATGCGCGGCGGGAGCGCGTGCTCCGGCGGCTGGGTTATCGCGTGCTCCGGCTGGACGCCGAGCTCGTGCTCGGGGCACCGGAGCAAGCGCTCGCGTTGGTGCGCGCGGCGCTTGCGGATTAG
- a CDS encoding VCBS repeat-containing protein: MDERTLAPSAPVSTTEEAFTSVAQERTIPIKVVQIVRYQSSGDNLTHSDLQRNIQATNEAFKAAGVQFWLKSTQRWISPSFYNLENDAVLTFSSVWAELQAVFPSMPANAWAAGKPLSKRAWLRVAATRYATRPELIVWVPEFVGAFQGFHPEWGSAAMIAGPGMPAYKFAHELGHTMGLSHSFLKPGEWATWNPNAPTGVWLFDPATLAQVKPSEYWDLFYVPGSPNTFFSNGSTIDSWMSSLQAIDTGSNCTVQDTGQMSCNVNGTNYSTGDSSLKGTAFTFASGYGPNVMSYYALDDNTISHAISDSQVGRVRRYLRYEMPTDAASTNDITYLANGAPFTPAGYRPKLGEGHNREASYKLDFDHDGRRDIGVWIPPTDASSYGQFIVLLSTQGFSPSLAMNVSFGRLGDIPVPADYNGDGYADVAVFQPGGGVSRNDPASPTGIWRWCNSLASSPRLTTCSHDGAWPSPFLFGTRDSTPMPGLDFDGDPATSELAYYRMDAPGEWTWRVIGSFTQTTRLMGGSGMVPLPGHYDFDWKTDLAVYNPADACFYMARSQFDWSTSNLVWSCFGSQYAAQVNTTPGSGAAWARSGSIPLSGISRSTLVCQGVSCWYEPRRVFSLWSVDNSMWVTKWDIFSSSSPNTCWWGVDYDIPVVNVDRDLDLYTDMVIFRANSFSDPGWLCIRDAVGGNPACNGPSSCQSFATLNRPRTMVFGVADMTGDGKSEILVVDPDSMTIHWLTSESGYTTHESRSIGTQRGVVL; encoded by the coding sequence GTGGACGAACGGACCCTAGCGCCATCGGCTCCGGTCTCTACGACCGAGGAAGCTTTCACCAGTGTGGCGCAGGAGCGGACCATCCCGATCAAGGTCGTGCAAATCGTTCGATATCAGTCTTCAGGAGACAACCTCACCCATTCGGACCTGCAGCGGAACATTCAGGCGACGAATGAGGCGTTCAAGGCTGCAGGCGTCCAGTTCTGGCTGAAGTCGACGCAGCGATGGATTTCGCCGAGCTTCTACAACCTGGAAAACGATGCAGTTCTCACTTTTTCCTCCGTGTGGGCGGAGCTTCAGGCCGTGTTTCCTTCGATGCCTGCCAATGCCTGGGCGGCTGGCAAACCGCTGTCCAAGCGCGCATGGCTCAGGGTGGCGGCGACACGATACGCAACTCGACCGGAGCTGATCGTGTGGGTGCCGGAATTTGTCGGTGCCTTCCAGGGCTTCCATCCGGAGTGGGGAAGCGCAGCGATGATCGCTGGTCCAGGCATGCCGGCGTACAAGTTTGCGCACGAACTCGGCCACACCATGGGCCTCTCGCACTCGTTCCTCAAGCCGGGCGAGTGGGCGACCTGGAATCCAAACGCGCCTACCGGAGTCTGGCTTTTCGATCCCGCGACCCTCGCGCAGGTCAAACCGTCCGAGTACTGGGATCTCTTCTACGTGCCGGGTTCCCCCAACACGTTCTTCTCGAACGGGTCCACGATCGACTCGTGGATGTCGAGCCTCCAAGCGATAGACACTGGCTCGAACTGCACCGTTCAGGACACCGGGCAGATGTCCTGCAATGTCAACGGCACGAACTACTCTACCGGGGACTCTAGCTTGAAGGGGACCGCGTTCACGTTCGCCTCCGGCTACGGCCCGAACGTGATGAGCTACTACGCGCTCGACGACAATACCATCTCACACGCCATCAGCGATTCGCAGGTGGGGCGCGTCCGACGCTACCTCCGCTATGAGATGCCGACCGATGCAGCGTCTACCAACGACATCACGTACCTGGCGAACGGCGCGCCATTCACTCCGGCGGGCTACCGGCCGAAGTTGGGGGAGGGTCACAATCGGGAGGCGAGCTACAAGCTCGACTTCGACCATGATGGTCGCCGCGACATCGGCGTGTGGATCCCGCCGACGGATGCGTCGTCCTATGGGCAGTTCATCGTTCTGCTGAGCACGCAGGGATTCAGCCCAAGCTTGGCCATGAATGTGAGCTTCGGTCGACTCGGAGACATTCCGGTTCCAGCCGACTACAACGGCGACGGATACGCTGACGTCGCTGTGTTTCAGCCGGGGGGCGGCGTGTCCCGAAATGATCCGGCCAGCCCGACAGGCATCTGGCGCTGGTGCAACTCCCTGGCGTCGAGTCCGCGACTAACAACCTGTTCGCACGACGGCGCGTGGCCCTCGCCCTTCTTGTTCGGTACCCGCGACTCCACGCCAATGCCTGGGCTCGACTTCGACGGGGATCCGGCGACATCGGAGCTCGCGTACTACCGGATGGACGCGCCGGGCGAGTGGACCTGGCGGGTCATCGGCAGCTTCACCCAAACCACGCGGCTCATGGGCGGGTCGGGGATGGTCCCCTTGCCCGGCCACTACGACTTCGATTGGAAGACGGACCTCGCCGTCTACAACCCGGCAGACGCTTGCTTCTACATGGCGCGTTCGCAGTTCGATTGGTCGACGAGCAATCTGGTTTGGTCCTGCTTCGGGAGCCAATACGCGGCGCAGGTGAACACCACGCCGGGCAGTGGAGCCGCATGGGCTCGGAGCGGCTCGATTCCGCTGTCGGGGATTTCGAGGTCCACGCTCGTTTGCCAGGGCGTAAGCTGTTGGTACGAGCCGCGCCGCGTCTTTTCCCTGTGGTCCGTCGACAACTCGATGTGGGTGACCAAGTGGGACATCTTCTCCAGCAGCAGCCCCAACACCTGTTGGTGGGGCGTGGATTACGACATTCCCGTCGTCAATGTCGATCGAGACCTGGACCTCTATACCGACATGGTGATCTTCAGGGCCAACAGTTTCTCTGACCCAGGTTGGCTCTGCATCAGGGATGCCGTCGGCGGCAACCCCGCGTGCAACGGGCCATCGAGCTGCCAGTCCTTCGCCACGCTGAATCGGCCGCGCACCATGGTCTTCGGCGTTGCCGACATGACCGGCGACGGCAAGTCCGAGATTCTGGTCGTCGATCCGGACTCGATGACCATCCACTGGCTCACATCGGAGTCTGGCTACACAACCCATGAGTCACGATCGATAGGGACGCAGCGCGGCGTGGTGCTGTGA
- a CDS encoding SUMF1/EgtB/PvdO family nonheme iron enzyme yields the protein MTNDTSSKLTTLTALLLAGFGGFSGFSGCDKSASETPQPEPIKDAQAETLPDGFTDAPADVPVDAPTDAPPGKCAEGLRPPKLVHLTATNGTGYCMDQREVTAREYQEFMQAKNGDTSGQIATCAWNKEWMGPLTLPDAWEIMPYECEGRGYDPENYPNRAVGCVDWCDAHAYCAWAGKRLCGKVGGGAGSLEIIDDAAQSEWANACTQGGKTKYPWGDTYVAGRCVDNTAIKKAGVAARDIADVDSSDCHGADPGFDQVYDLIGSVQEWGAECLPSGQGCALHGYGSMTSSGGPAVSCSAASPAVSMRHFELGFRCCADEAK from the coding sequence ATGACGAACGACACCAGCTCGAAGCTGACCACCCTCACGGCCCTCCTGCTCGCGGGGTTCGGTGGGTTCAGCGGGTTCAGCGGATGCGACAAGAGCGCGTCCGAAACGCCGCAGCCGGAACCAATCAAGGATGCCCAGGCGGAAACGCTACCAGATGGGTTCACGGACGCGCCGGCTGACGTACCTGTCGACGCACCCACCGACGCCCCGCCTGGCAAGTGCGCGGAGGGCCTCCGTCCACCCAAGCTCGTCCACCTCACGGCCACGAACGGTACCGGGTACTGCATGGATCAGCGGGAGGTGACCGCGCGCGAGTATCAAGAGTTCATGCAGGCCAAGAACGGCGACACCAGCGGCCAGATCGCGACGTGCGCGTGGAACAAGGAGTGGATGGGTCCGCTCACCCTACCCGATGCGTGGGAGATCATGCCGTACGAGTGCGAGGGCAGAGGCTACGATCCGGAAAACTACCCGAACCGCGCTGTCGGGTGCGTGGACTGGTGTGACGCGCACGCCTACTGCGCTTGGGCCGGAAAGCGCCTGTGCGGCAAGGTCGGGGGCGGAGCAGGGAGCCTCGAGATCATCGATGACGCCGCGCAAAGTGAATGGGCAAACGCTTGCACTCAAGGCGGCAAGACCAAGTACCCCTGGGGCGACACCTACGTCGCGGGACGTTGTGTCGACAACACTGCGATCAAGAAAGCAGGGGTGGCCGCGCGCGATATCGCGGACGTCGACAGTAGCGACTGCCACGGGGCGGACCCGGGCTTTGACCAGGTGTACGACTTGATTGGCAGTGTTCAGGAGTGGGGGGCGGAATGCCTACCGTCGGGACAGGGCTGCGCACTTCACGGATACGGCTCCATGACGAGCTCTGGTGGCCCAGCAGTGAGCTGCTCTGCTGCGTCACCCGCGGTGAGCATGAGGCACTTCGAGCTCGGCTTCCGCTGCTGTGCGGATGAAGCGAAGTAA
- a CDS encoding type II toxin-antitoxin system VapC family toxin — protein MPGSVLPDTNAFIALMGGDSTVGEILDFADEVLLSAIVLGELTYGALNSRSPDDNIVKLTELRRECRFVPIDEAVVASYGRVRLLLKQRGRPIPENDIWICATALVHGASVLTHDAHFKEVDGLTLVAWD, from the coding sequence GTGCCTGGTAGCGTACTTCCAGACACCAATGCGTTCATCGCCCTCATGGGTGGAGACAGTACAGTCGGTGAGATCCTGGACTTCGCCGACGAAGTCCTGCTTTCAGCCATCGTGCTCGGGGAGCTCACCTATGGCGCTCTGAACTCGCGGTCCCCCGATGACAACATCGTCAAGCTCACGGAGTTGCGACGCGAGTGCCGGTTCGTGCCAATCGACGAAGCCGTGGTGGCTTCGTACGGGCGAGTCCGGCTCCTTCTGAAGCAAAGGGGCCGGCCAATTCCAGAGAACGACATCTGGATCTGCGCCACAGCGCTCGTGCACGGGGCGAGTGTGCTGACCCACGACGCTCACTTCAAAGAAGTCGACGGACTTACACTCGTTGCCTGGGACTGA